In Solanum pennellii chromosome 7, SPENNV200, the following are encoded in one genomic region:
- the LOC107025839 gene encoding probable sucrose-phosphate synthase produces MAGNDWINSYLEAILDVGPGLDDKKSSLLLRERGRFSPTRYFVEEVITGFDETDLHRSWIRAQATRSPQERNTRLENMCWRIWNLARQKKQLEGEQARWMAKRRQERERGRREAVADMSEDLSEGEKGDIVTDMSSHGESTRGRLPRISSVETMEAWVSQQRGKKLYIVLISLHGLIRGENMELGRDSDTGGQVKYVVELARALGSMPGVYRVDLLTRQVSSPEVDWSYGEPTEMLTPVSTDGLMSEMGESSGAYIIRIPFGPREKYIPKEQLWPYIPEFVDGALNHIIQMSKVLGEQIGNGHPVWPVAIHGHYADAGDSAALLSGALNVPMLFTGHSLGRDKLEQLLRQGRLSKDEINSTYKIMRRIEAEELTLDASEIVITSTRQEIDEQWRLYDGFDPILERKLRARIKRNVSCYGRFMPRMAVIPPGMEFHHIVPHEGDMDGDTEGSEDGKIPDPPIWAEIMRFFSNPRKPMILALARPDPKKNLTTLVKAFGECRPLRELANLTLIMGNRDNIDEMSSTNSALLLSILKMIDKYDLYGQVAYPKHHKQSDVPDIYRLAAKTKGVFINPAFIEPFGLTLIEAAAYGLPMVATKNGGPVDIHRVLDNGLLVDPHDQQAIADALLKLVADKQLWAKCRANGLKNIHLFSWPEHCKTYLSRIASCKPRQPRWLRPDDDDDENSETDSPSDSLRDIHDISLNLRFSLDGEKNDNKENADSTLDPEVRKSKLENAVLSLSKGAPKSTSKSWSSDKADQNPGAGKFPAIRRRRHIFVIAVDCDASSGLSGSVKKIFEAVEKERAEGSIGFILASSFNISEVQSFLVSEGMSPTDFDAYICNSGGDLYYSSFHSEQNPFVVDLYYHSHIEYRWGGEGLRKTLVRWAASITDKNGENGEQIVVEDEDNSADYCYTFKVCKPGKVPPAKELRKVMRIQALRCHAVYCQNGSRINMIPVLASRSQALRYLYLRWGMDLSKLVVFVGESGDTDYEGLIGGLRKAVIMKGLCTNASSLIHGNRNYPLSDVLPFDSPNVIQADEECSSTEIRSLLEKLAVLKG; encoded by the exons ATGGCGGGAAACGATTGGATTAACAGTTACTTAGAGGCGATACTGGATGTAGGACCAGGGCTAGATGATAAGAAGTCATCGTTGTTGTTGAGAGAAAGAGGGAGGTTTAGTCCGACGAGGTATTTTGTTGAGGAAGTTATTACTGGATTTGATGAGACTGATTTGCATCGTTCGTGGATCCGA GCACAAGCTACTCGGAGTCCGCAGGAGAGGAATACTAGGCTCGAGAATATGTGCTGGAGGATTTGGAATTTGGCTCGCCAGAAAAAGCAG CTTGAGGGAGAGCAAGCTCGGTGGATGGCAAAACGCCGTCAAGAACGTGAGAGAGGTCGCAGAGAAGCAGTTGCTGATATGTCAGAGGATCTATCTGAGGGAGAGAAAGGAGATATAGTCACTGACATGTCATCTCATGGTGAAAGTACCAGAGGCCGATTGCCTAGAATCAGTTCTGTTGAGACAATGGAAGCATGGGTCAGTCAGCAGAGAGGAAAGAAGCTCTATATCGTACTTATAAG TTTACATGGTTTAATTCGGGGTGAGAATATGGAGCTTGGACGGGATTCTGATACTGGTGGTCAG GTGAAGTATGTTGTTGAACTTGCGAGGGCCTTAGGATCGATGCCAGGTGTATATCGGGTTGACTTGCTTACTAGACAAGTATCTTCGCCAGAAGTAGATTGGAGCTATGGTGAGCCGACAGAGATGCTGACGCCAGTAAGTACAGACGGCTTGATGAGTGAGATGGGGGAGAGTAGTGGTGCTTATATTATTCGCATTCCTTTTGGACCAAGAGAGAAATATATTCCAAAAGAACAGCTATGGCCCTATATTCCTGAATTTGTTGATGGTGCACTTAACCATATTATTCAAATGTCCAAAGTTCTTGGTGAGCAAATTGGTAATGGCCATCCTGTGTGGCCTGTTGCCATACATGGACATTATGCTGATGCTGGCGACTCAGCTGCTCTCCTGTCGGGTGCTTTAAATGTACCAATGCTTTTCACTGGTCACTCACTTGGTAGAGATAAGTTGGAGCAACTGTTGCGACAAGGTCGTTTGTCAAAGGATGAAATAAACTCAACCTACAAGATAATGAGGAGAATAGAGGCTGAAGAATTAACTCTTGATGCTTCCGAAATTGTCATCACTAGTACAAGACAGGAGATTGATGAGCAATGGCGTTTGTATGATGGGTTTGATCCAATATTAGAGCGCAAGTTACGTGCAAGGATCAAGCGGAATGTGAGCTGCTATGGCAGGTTTATGCCTCGTATGGCT GTAATTCCTCCTGGGATGGAGTTCCACCATATTGTGCCACATGAAGGTGACATGGATGGTGACACAGAAGGAAGTGAAGATGGAAAGATCCCAGATCCACCTATTTGGGCAGAG ATTATGCGCTTCTTTTCTAATCCAAGGAAGCCTATGATACTCGCACTTGCTAGGCCTGATCCCAAGAAGAACCTCACTACTTTAGTGAAAGCATTTGGTGAATGTCGTCCATTGCGAGAGCTTGCTAATCTT ACCTTGATAATGGGTAATCGAGATAATATCGATGAAATGTCTAGCACCAATTCTGCACTTCTTCTTTCAATCTTGAAGATGATAGATAAGTATGATCTTTATGGTCAAGTAGCTTATCCTAAACACCACAAGCAGTCAGATGTTCCTGATATCTACCGTCTTGCTGCAAAGACTAAG GGTGTTTTTATTAATCCAGCTTTTATTGAGCCTTTTGGACTGACTTTGATTGAG GCAGCAGCTTATGGTCTCCCAATGGTAGCCACAAAAAATGGAGGACCTGTTGATATACATAGG GTTCTTGACAATGGTCTCTTAGTGGATCCCCATGATCAGCAGGCAATTGCTGATGCTCTTTTGAAGTTGGTTGCTGATAAACAACTGTGGGCTAAATGCAGGGCAAATGGATTAAAAAATATCCACCTTTTCTCATGGCCCGAGCACTGTAAAACTTATCTATCCCGGATAGCTAGCTGCAAACCAAGGCAACCACGCTGGCTGAGAcccgatgacgatgatgatgaaaATTCAGAAACAGATTCACCTAGTGATTCCTTGAGAGATATTCATGACATATCTCTGAATCTGAGATTTTCATTAGATGGGGAAAAGAatgataataaagaaaatgcTGATAGTACATTAGACCCCGAAGTTCGAAAGAGCAAGTTAGAGAATGCTGTTTTGTCCTTGTCTAAGGGTGCACCGAAGAGCACATCAAAATCGTGGTCATCAGACAAGGCAGACCAAAATCCTGGTGCTGGTAAATTCCCAGCGATAAGGAGGAGGCgacatatttttgttattgctGTGGATTGTGATGCTAGCTCAGGACTCTCTGGAAGTGTGAAAAAGATATTTGAGGCTGTAGAGAAGGAAAGGGCAGAGGGTTCCATTGGATTTATCCTGGCTTCATCTTTCAATATATCAGAAGTACAGTCTTTCCTGGTTTCAGAGGGCATGAGTCCTACTGATTTTGATGCGTACATATGCAATAGTGGCGGTGATCTTTATTATTCGTCCTTCCATTCTGAGCAAAATCCTTTTGTAGTCGACTTGTACTATCACTCACATATTGAGTATCGTTGGGGAGGCGAAGGGTTGAGAAAGACTTTGGTGCGGTGGGCCGCTTCTATCACTGATAAGAATGGTGAAAATGGAGAGCAGATTGTTGTTGAGGATGAAGACAATTCAGCTGACTACTGCTATACTTTCAAAGTCTGCAAGCCTGGGAAG GTTCCGCCAGCTAAAGAACTTAGAAAAGTAATGCGAATTCAGGCACTTCGTTGTCACGCTGTTTATTGTCAAAATGGGAGTAGGATTAATATGATCCCTGTACTGGCATCTCGGTCCCAAGCACTCAG GTACTTATATCTGCGATGGGGAATGGACTTGTCAAAGTTGGTGGTTTTCGTCGGAGAAAGTGGTGATACCGATTATGAAGGGTTGATCGGTGGTCTACGCAAGGCTGTCATAATGAAAGGACTCTGCACTAATGCAAGCAGCTTAATTCACGGTAATAGGAATTACCCTCTATCTGATGTTTTACCATTTGACAGCCCTAATGTCATCCAAGCAGACGAGGAATGTAGCAGCACCGAAATCCGTTCCTTACTGGAGAAGCTAGCGGTACTCAAAGGATAA
- the LOC107024163 gene encoding heptahelical transmembrane protein 1, with product MIKSSKGSVWKRKNMNQEKENEKNVANKNCKKNIEKITKKGENYNNNNNYYPLVCYEELPGYMKDNEFILNYYRANWPIKQALLSIFRWHNETLNVWTHLLGFILFVALTLSNVVQVPQLSDFMTMFIWNFPMGGDANVSNNSKEFFQGPSRLIDLKQGQHLQLDNMMSTKSIQSETTWPFYVFLVGSMFCLLSSSICHLFCCHSHKLNILLLRMDYVGITVMIITSFFPPIYYIFQCSPHWQIVYLGCITIMGICTIITLLSPVFSTGKYRSFRAVLFMSMGFFGLIPAVHAVVLNWDEPERNVTLAYELAMALSYLIGTILYMARIPERWRPGFFDLAGHSHQIFHVFVILGALSHYGAAQVFLEYRSRLSCDT from the exons ATGATCAAAAGCTCTAAAGGGTCTGTttggaagagaaaaaatatgaatcaagaaaaggaaaatgagaaaaatgttGCAAACAAAAATTGCAAGAAGAATATTgagaaaataacaaagaaaggggaaaattataataataataataattattacccTTTGGTTTGTTATGAAGAATTACCAGGATATATGAAGGATAATGAATTTATTCTCAATTATTATAGAGCTAATTGGCCTATTAAACAAGCTCTTTTAAGCATTTTTCGTTGGCATAATGAAACTCTTAATGTTTGGAC GCATTTACTTGGATTTATTCTATTTGTGGCATTAACATTATCAAATGTAGTGCAAGTGCCTCAACTCTCTGATTTCATGACTATGTTTATTTG GAACTTTCCCATGGGTGGTGATGCAAATGTGTCTAACAATTCAAAGGAATTTTTCCAA gGTCCATCTAGACTAATTGATTTAAAGCAGGGCCAACACTTACAATTGGATAACATGATGTCAACAAAGAGTATACAAAGTGAAACAACATGGCCATTTTATGTATTCTTAGTTGGTTCAATGTTTTGTCTACTTTCAAGTAGCATTTGTCACCTCTTTTGTTGCCATTCACACAAGCTAAACATCCTTTTGTTGAGAATGGATTATGTTGGAATCACAGTCATGATAATCACCTCATTCTTCCCACCAATTTACTACATTTTTCAATGTTCACCACATTGGCAAATTGTATACCTAGGTTGTATCACAATCATGGGAATTTGCACCATCATCACCCTCCTATCACCCGTGTTCTCGACCGGGAAGTATCGATCGTTTCGTGCTGTTCTGTTCATGTCTATGGGATTCTTTGGCCTGATACCTGCGGTTCATGCAGTAGTACTGAACTGGGACGAACCAGAAAGGAATGTCACACTAGCATATGAATTGGCGATGGCATTGTCTTATTTAATCGGAACTATTTTATATATGGCACGAATCCCGGAGAGATGGAGACCTGGATTTTTTGACCTAGCTGGTCATAGTCACCAAATATTTCATGTATTTGTGATTTTAGGTGCATTATCACACTATGGTGCTGCACAAGTGTTCTTGGAATATAGGAGTCGATTGAGCTGTGACACATAG